In Rhodohalobacter barkolensis, the following proteins share a genomic window:
- the smpB gene encoding SsrA-binding protein SmpB encodes MAKKESKKSAPPKIENRKARHDYHVDETYEAGIVLKGTEVKSIREGKASLNEAFAYFKNGEIWLKNMYIKPYKFGSYSNHDERRERKLLLKKREIREIDKSMHQKGFTLVPLKLYFKGGYAKVLMGLARGKKQYDKREDIKQKDVRRELDRKIKGSYKVNL; translated from the coding sequence TTGGCTAAAAAAGAATCCAAAAAAAGCGCTCCTCCCAAAATTGAGAATCGTAAGGCTCGTCACGACTATCACGTAGATGAAACGTACGAAGCGGGAATCGTATTGAAGGGTACTGAAGTGAAGTCTATACGTGAAGGTAAAGCGAGCCTGAATGAAGCATTTGCTTATTTTAAGAATGGGGAGATTTGGCTAAAAAACATGTATATCAAGCCGTACAAGTTCGGTTCTTACAGCAATCATGATGAACGCCGGGAGAGAAAGCTTCTTTTAAAAAAGCGTGAGATTCGTGAAATCGATAAGAGTATGCACCAGAAGGGATTTACCCTGGTTCCTCTTAAACTCTATTTCAAAGGGGGCTACGCCAAAGTACTGATGGGTCTGGCTCGCGGTAAAAAACAGTATGACAAGCGGGAAGACATCAAACAGAAAGATGTGCGCCGTGAACTGGATCGCAAAATCAAAGGCTCCTACAAAGTGAACCTTTAA
- a CDS encoding tetratricopeptide repeat protein, protein MLKKLIPLLLLVTLISCSNEDTDVEIDPNLSLSDQIDQLIDQNRYETALDLLEDEDPQNPDTRFLLEKTHLNYGLHSMNTFDQTEMRTRMNNALIQFTEVLKLNPDNQMARDQIIQIMDIYSTIPDRQPEPEVLEALREVGFDY, encoded by the coding sequence ATGCTAAAAAAATTAATCCCCCTTTTACTCCTGGTAACTCTTATCTCTTGCAGTAATGAGGATACCGATGTTGAAATTGATCCCAACTTAAGCCTTTCTGATCAGATTGATCAGTTGATTGATCAAAACAGGTATGAAACAGCACTCGATCTTCTGGAAGATGAAGATCCTCAAAACCCGGATACCCGATTTTTACTGGAAAAGACTCATCTGAATTATGGTCTTCACAGCATGAATACGTTCGATCAAACAGAAATGAGAACACGTATGAATAATGCTTTGATCCAGTTCACAGAGGTGCTCAAATTAAACCCTGATAACCAAATGGCGCGCGATCAGATTATTCAGATAATGGATATCTATTCAACGATACCCGATCGTCAGCCTGAACCTGAAGTACTCGAGGCTCTTCGGGAAGTCGGATTCGACTACTGA
- a CDS encoding sensor histidine kinase: MRDLNSWYWVWNLENQEITCSSRLLERIGVNPSRELPPHEFWEFLIDPDNQPSFFSKIEELLENPDCTAFLQYCAFKNGESPSHPIKVSGELLNGQIISGQIEFESDDLSESDSYLLKLLMDHLPHSIFFKDRESRFIRINQTCAEKFGLENPGEAVGKTDFDFFQDEHAQQALEDEKYVLRSGKPIIDKSEREVFSDGQQSVKWASTSKIPMYGVNGEIIGTFGITKDITKSKRQQDELNETIDIISDQNNRFQNFAHIVSHNLRNHAGNITMILSLVEVAESDQELDELLAHLTTASDRLNETIEDLNEIVDSQSKSDYDLKPVNLFTVYQKVKDILSTEIMIHNVDFESLIPEEFEVHYNQAYMESILLNLMSNAIKYRHPKRNPVIGVKVYQSESGPVLKVTDNGVGIDLDKYGEKLFGMYNTFHSNKNSKGIGLYITKNQVESLGGCIEVDSKPDKGTTFTVYFGS, translated from the coding sequence ATGAGAGATTTAAACAGTTGGTATTGGGTTTGGAATCTTGAAAATCAAGAGATTACATGTAGTTCGCGTTTACTGGAACGGATTGGGGTTAACCCTTCCCGCGAATTGCCACCCCATGAGTTTTGGGAATTTTTGATTGATCCTGATAACCAGCCCTCATTTTTTTCAAAAATAGAAGAGCTTTTAGAAAATCCTGATTGTACTGCATTCCTTCAATATTGTGCATTCAAAAACGGGGAAAGCCCATCTCATCCAATAAAAGTTTCCGGGGAGTTATTGAACGGCCAAATCATATCCGGTCAGATAGAGTTTGAATCCGATGACCTTTCTGAAAGTGATAGCTACCTGTTGAAGCTGCTGATGGATCACTTGCCTCACAGTATCTTTTTTAAAGATCGGGAGAGTCGTTTTATACGGATCAACCAAACGTGTGCTGAGAAATTTGGCCTGGAAAATCCCGGGGAAGCAGTAGGTAAAACTGATTTCGATTTCTTTCAAGATGAACATGCACAACAAGCCCTGGAAGATGAAAAATATGTTCTCCGTTCAGGAAAACCGATTATTGACAAATCTGAAAGGGAAGTCTTTTCGGATGGTCAGCAGAGCGTTAAATGGGCATCTACTTCAAAAATTCCAATGTACGGTGTAAACGGTGAGATTATTGGGACGTTTGGAATCACAAAAGACATCACAAAAAGTAAACGGCAGCAAGATGAACTGAATGAAACGATCGATATTATCAGTGATCAGAATAACCGGTTCCAAAATTTTGCGCACATCGTTTCTCATAACCTAAGGAATCACGCCGGGAATATTACCATGATTCTGTCTCTTGTAGAAGTAGCCGAATCTGACCAGGAGCTGGACGAACTGCTTGCTCATTTAACTACCGCCTCGGATCGTCTTAACGAAACGATTGAAGATTTAAACGAGATAGTAGATAGTCAGTCCAAATCTGATTACGATTTAAAGCCGGTAAATCTATTTACAGTATATCAAAAAGTGAAAGATATTTTGTCTACGGAGATCATGATTCACAATGTGGATTTTGAGTCGTTGATTCCGGAAGAATTTGAAGTACACTACAATCAAGCCTACATGGAGAGTATTTTATTAAACCTGATGTCAAACGCCATCAAATACAGACATCCAAAGCGTAATCCCGTAATCGGGGTTAAAGTCTATCAAAGTGAGAGTGGTCCGGTTCTTAAAGTAACAGACAACGGTGTTGGTATTGATTTGGATAAGTATGGCGAGAAACTGTTTGGGATGTACAACACTTTTCACAGTAATAAAAATTCTAAGGGAATTGGCCTCTACATCACCAAGAATCAGGTAGAGAGCCTTGGGGGCTGTATTGAGGTAGACAGTAAACCGGATAAAGGAACGACATTTACCGTTTATTTTGGATCCTGA
- a CDS encoding arginine deiminase family protein: MIMNVGIPSEIHPLKKVIVHTPGHEVSLVNPVIKDELLFDDIIFENDARQEHLDMLKIFKAAMPEDGEVIEILDLALKCFREESVREEFIELMIKELPYENIHTIQSDLKELPAEKLLQFVVEGSIPPKRAFNLNPAPNLLFTRDLSAVVGDHIILSRAAKKARAREFLLMNMIVKHHPLFSEVKNNTINITGNQSIEGGDVLVATDKVVLIGMSERTSFSGLMNVAEKLIETGVEHVLAVDIPKQRSSMHLDTIFTFADKNECIVFPPAIEEQKDNVVDLYASGDHVQTRRCKSLKDALEEVTEQDFNFIKCGGEEQINQYREQWTDGANVFALAPGVIVGYGRNTKTFEMMAEHGYKQMDQYDFIEEFTDKSFDYKNEGKIAISFQGHELCRGRGGARCMTMPVLRSQL, translated from the coding sequence ATGATCATGAATGTAGGTATTCCTTCGGAAATTCATCCGCTCAAAAAAGTAATTGTTCACACGCCGGGCCACGAAGTCTCACTGGTTAATCCGGTCATTAAAGACGAACTCCTTTTTGATGATATCATCTTTGAAAATGACGCCAGGCAGGAGCATCTGGATATGCTCAAAATCTTCAAGGCGGCAATGCCGGAAGACGGTGAAGTGATTGAAATTCTGGACCTGGCATTGAAATGTTTCCGGGAAGAATCCGTTCGCGAAGAGTTTATCGAACTAATGATTAAGGAGCTGCCGTACGAGAATATTCATACCATTCAATCCGATCTGAAAGAACTTCCCGCCGAAAAACTGCTTCAGTTTGTTGTAGAGGGCTCCATTCCTCCTAAACGCGCATTCAATCTGAATCCGGCTCCGAACCTTTTATTCACGCGTGATTTATCAGCAGTGGTGGGGGATCATATCATTTTGTCTCGCGCTGCAAAAAAAGCACGCGCCCGTGAGTTCCTTCTGATGAATATGATTGTAAAGCATCATCCGCTTTTTAGCGAAGTAAAGAACAACACCATCAACATAACCGGCAATCAATCTATTGAAGGTGGAGATGTGCTTGTTGCTACAGATAAAGTTGTTCTGATTGGAATGAGTGAGCGAACATCCTTCAGCGGCCTGATGAACGTTGCTGAGAAACTGATCGAAACCGGTGTGGAGCATGTACTGGCCGTTGATATTCCAAAACAGCGTTCATCCATGCATTTGGATACGATCTTTACCTTTGCCGATAAAAATGAATGTATTGTGTTTCCACCCGCAATTGAAGAGCAAAAAGATAATGTTGTAGACCTCTACGCTTCGGGTGATCACGTACAAACCCGCAGGTGCAAATCCCTGAAGGATGCTCTTGAAGAGGTAACCGAACAGGATTTTAACTTTATCAAATGCGGTGGAGAAGAGCAGATCAATCAGTACCGCGAGCAGTGGACAGACGGTGCAAATGTTTTTGCGCTGGCTCCCGGCGTAATTGTAGGATATGGACGAAATACAAAAACCTTTGAAATGATGGCTGAACACGGCTATAAGCAGATGGATCAGTACGATTTTATTGAGGAGTTCACCGACAAATCTTTCGACTATAAAAACGAGGGTAAAATCGCGATTAGCTTCCAGGGCCATGAATTGTGCCGCGGACGAGGTGGAGCACGGTGTATGACAATGCCTGTTCTTCGTTCTCAACTTTAA
- a CDS encoding transglutaminase-like domain-containing protein has product MATKSEIESLIFLLDDPDPEVQSGVHSRLRELGEDAVPLLDQHKSETVGESEKEIINNIIYNITIGSLLEEFADLMDEGIHNSRQLEKAVLKLSKFGTPTLRAENYSRKLDKLAQQISSDIAYTPSLREKMHIMLQYVFRELRFRGDAANYHHPENSLMDRVIDRRKGVPIMLGLIVIFLARRLNLPFYGVNMPIHFLILFESPSEGVIIDPFDGGSIVSYDQCYYFLKKNGVEPRPDHLKKADEIEILARCIRNLIHSYSKTGQQRKVKDLRQLLQLVELKG; this is encoded by the coding sequence ATGGCAACAAAGTCCGAAATAGAATCATTGATTTTTCTACTGGATGATCCTGATCCCGAAGTACAATCCGGTGTACACAGTCGGCTGAGAGAATTGGGTGAAGATGCAGTTCCATTATTGGATCAGCATAAAAGCGAAACGGTCGGTGAATCGGAAAAGGAGATTATTAACAACATTATCTACAACATCACGATCGGCTCACTTCTCGAAGAGTTTGCAGATCTGATGGATGAGGGAATTCATAACAGCCGTCAATTGGAGAAAGCTGTTCTAAAGTTGTCAAAATTTGGCACACCCACCTTGCGAGCCGAAAATTATTCGAGGAAGCTGGATAAGCTAGCACAGCAGATCAGTTCTGATATTGCCTACACTCCTTCTCTCCGTGAAAAAATGCACATTATGTTGCAGTATGTTTTTCGTGAGCTCAGGTTTAGAGGGGACGCAGCCAACTACCATCATCCTGAAAATTCTTTGATGGATCGCGTGATTGACAGGCGAAAAGGAGTACCTATTATGCTGGGGCTCATTGTGATTTTTCTGGCCCGGCGACTAAATCTCCCATTCTATGGGGTGAATATGCCTATTCATTTTCTGATTCTTTTTGAGAGCCCAAGTGAAGGAGTTATAATAGATCCGTTTGATGGGGGATCAATTGTGAGCTATGATCAGTGCTACTACTTTCTGAAAAAAAATGGTGTGGAACCCCGACCCGATCACTTGAAAAAAGCAGACGAGATTGAGATCCTGGCACGATGTATTCGTAACCTGATACACTCCTACAGCAAAACCGGTCAGCAAAGAAAAGTGAAAGATTTACGCCAGTTGCTCCAACTGGTTGAATTGAAGGGGTAG
- a CDS encoding DUF302 domain-containing protein yields MKRFIPTLLALLIVTLSACTDDGMVDVKSSFGVEETGDRLEEVLKDKGMTIFDRVMHSEAAKDVGVELRETELIIFGNPKAGSPLMKCQQSVALDLPQKALVWEDSEGITWISYNHPRYLEKRHSISNCDDVLSNIEEALAAIVNEAASD; encoded by the coding sequence ATGAAAAGGTTCATACCCACATTACTGGCGCTACTGATTGTAACCCTTAGTGCCTGCACAGACGACGGTATGGTTGATGTTAAAAGTTCTTTCGGGGTGGAGGAAACAGGCGACAGATTAGAAGAAGTACTTAAAGACAAAGGAATGACCATATTTGACAGAGTTATGCATTCTGAGGCAGCAAAAGATGTAGGGGTAGAGTTGCGTGAAACGGAATTGATTATTTTTGGAAATCCCAAAGCAGGAAGCCCGCTTATGAAGTGTCAGCAAAGTGTTGCCCTTGATCTTCCCCAAAAAGCTTTGGTTTGGGAAGACAGTGAAGGGATCACATGGATATCCTATAACCATCCAAGGTATTTAGAAAAAAGACACAGTATATCCAATTGCGACGATGTACTTTCAAACATTGAGGAGGCCCTGGCCGCTATAGTAAATGAAGCAGCATCTGATTAA
- a CDS encoding glycosyltransferase — protein sequence MMQDKVQLSVILTTHARKAHFKDLLTKTTEFGIPGIEIIIINDAADIETSQFIHQTLNTANSDRVYLFEHESPAGRGNSLNEAILQSTAPLMWAPLQAERLNESLLTEAIRRYKSDPAGIWVLDYTFPNSLKGWISGATEGDLPSDGCLIWNRSVLQGSELFFNPHLQNLHGAELAMRLHQHNAWHQTDPFFVVSESQSVHASASDIREFLFSAMRISDSDEEQNQLIELLKNVKSDESMAQSEDDLLVKARQLLMQGDANKSLDIVNKLLKKEPDHYEAFRIKIQSLEKLRRHVEAAELKHSLHKLESRPQSQAELFREETEKKKIAEPEKISLSIIIPTTGRGKGLLEDTLVHLDQITDSDSSELIVIDNASIDDTFEYLHQLKEDDFLNINVITNPNNRGFGSSVNQGLEAAKGEHVLVMHNDVHPGENCIQTLVEVLKKSSDAGLVAPVIQSDKESPDTPDEEISDADVVDSCCFMINNQSGFRFDEEYRLCHFDMEDFCFQILDSGHKILVANRAAVTHQKGRTLDMMGISLVPHLKWKNRKRYFEKWDGEPSFSMPNQGSHPDRFEMLGMPEDPLQPEPEWIHLVQDYLTDEIKTEILRTDWNDRELMTIVSALLIADERELLRTLEDRLDDIQLPPALLILFVHYYFGKNIYSRCKHYLEKAGNSHPVFDLFRLKIHVADKETEAAAPLLTKMLKLYPASPDLFYLAGELYKQTGENEEAESFHKMAAQMDPYRFSPEENTIEFTL from the coding sequence ATGATGCAAGATAAGGTTCAGCTTTCAGTTATACTTACCACACATGCCCGGAAGGCACATTTTAAAGACCTTCTTACCAAAACCACGGAATTTGGCATACCCGGAATTGAGATCATTATCATTAATGATGCGGCTGATATTGAAACCTCTCAGTTTATTCATCAAACCCTGAACACGGCAAACAGTGATAGGGTCTATCTTTTTGAGCATGAATCGCCGGCAGGCCGCGGCAATTCTCTAAATGAGGCAATTTTACAATCAACTGCTCCATTGATGTGGGCACCTCTGCAGGCCGAACGTCTGAATGAATCTCTGCTCACTGAAGCCATCCGTCGATATAAATCTGATCCGGCCGGTATCTGGGTTTTAGATTACACATTTCCGAACTCTTTGAAAGGTTGGATTAGTGGCGCCACCGAGGGTGATTTGCCATCAGACGGCTGTCTGATCTGGAATCGAAGTGTATTGCAGGGTTCTGAACTTTTTTTTAATCCGCATCTTCAAAACTTGCACGGTGCAGAACTTGCAATGAGACTGCATCAGCACAATGCCTGGCATCAGACCGATCCATTTTTTGTGGTATCAGAGAGCCAGTCCGTTCATGCTTCTGCTTCAGATATTCGCGAATTTCTTTTTTCAGCCATGCGAATTTCAGACAGTGACGAGGAGCAGAACCAATTAATTGAACTGCTAAAAAACGTCAAATCGGACGAGAGCATGGCACAGTCTGAAGATGACCTGTTGGTGAAGGCACGTCAACTGCTAATGCAGGGTGATGCTAATAAATCGCTCGATATCGTCAACAAGTTGTTGAAAAAAGAGCCGGATCACTACGAGGCTTTTCGGATCAAAATTCAATCTCTTGAAAAACTTCGGCGACATGTTGAAGCTGCTGAGTTGAAGCATTCCCTGCATAAACTGGAAAGCAGGCCGCAGTCTCAGGCTGAACTCTTCCGGGAAGAAACTGAAAAGAAAAAGATCGCCGAACCCGAAAAAATATCCCTCAGCATTATCATCCCTACAACAGGACGAGGCAAGGGTCTGCTGGAAGACACGTTGGTTCACCTGGACCAGATTACAGATTCTGATTCATCTGAACTGATCGTCATCGATAATGCCAGTATTGACGACACGTTTGAGTATCTGCATCAGCTTAAAGAAGATGATTTTTTAAATATCAACGTGATAACCAACCCGAACAACCGCGGGTTTGGTTCTTCTGTTAATCAGGGCCTGGAAGCCGCAAAAGGTGAGCACGTTCTGGTTATGCACAACGATGTTCATCCCGGTGAAAACTGCATTCAGACCCTGGTAGAAGTTCTTAAAAAGAGTAGTGATGCAGGACTTGTAGCACCGGTTATTCAATCTGATAAGGAATCGCCGGATACTCCGGATGAAGAAATCTCAGATGCCGATGTGGTAGACAGTTGCTGTTTTATGATCAACAATCAATCCGGTTTTCGGTTTGATGAGGAGTACAGACTTTGCCATTTCGATATGGAGGACTTTTGCTTTCAAATTTTAGATTCAGGTCATAAGATTTTAGTAGCCAACCGGGCTGCGGTAACTCATCAAAAAGGGCGCACTCTGGATATGATGGGAATTTCTCTTGTACCGCACTTAAAATGGAAAAACCGGAAACGATATTTCGAAAAGTGGGATGGAGAACCGTCTTTTTCAATGCCAAATCAGGGATCACATCCCGATCGGTTTGAAATGCTGGGAATGCCGGAAGATCCCCTTCAGCCCGAACCGGAGTGGATTCATCTTGTTCAGGATTATCTGACGGATGAAATAAAAACGGAAATTCTGCGAACGGATTGGAATGATCGGGAACTGATGACTATCGTTTCGGCACTGCTGATTGCAGATGAACGGGAGCTGCTCCGCACACTGGAAGACAGACTGGACGACATTCAGCTTCCGCCGGCTCTCCTGATTCTTTTTGTCCACTACTATTTTGGAAAAAATATCTATTCACGCTGTAAACACTACCTGGAAAAGGCCGGGAATTCTCACCCTGTTTTTGACCTGTTCCGCCTTAAAATTCATGTAGCTGATAAAGAGACCGAGGCAGCAGCCCCTTTACTTACCAAGATGCTGAAACTGTACCCCGCCAGCCCGGATCTGTTTTACCTTGCCGGAGAACTCTACAAGCAGACGGGAGAAAATGAAGAGGCAGAGTCTTTCCATAAAATGGCTGCACAAATGGATCCTTACCGATTTTCGCCGGAAGAGAATACCATCGAGTTCACGCTGTAG
- the mtgA gene encoding monofunctional biosynthetic peptidoglycan transglycosylase, translating to METHPAETRVPFYKRWSFYLISALGLIALLLFLFLASVIALRWVNPSATSFTLQQDWTELQTERYSLKEFWVPAEEIPEHMKWAVIASEDQLFWDHSGFDMESIREAWEERQSGERTRGASTITQQVAKNLYLSPSQSFLRKGIEAGITLSIELFWSKERIIEVYLNIAEFGPGIFGIGKAADEFWGINGSEITPEMASRLAAVLPSPKRMRVEPPSPFAEERSVWILRQMTQLSGIAYYQTDDPDEIPDEFDDIDPLLLETEFEMDQYLTSEERDTTSSDSSDDQELNEMDLPDSLLQISEPDTTATIPDSIKSF from the coding sequence ATGGAAACCCATCCGGCAGAAACCAGAGTCCCTTTTTATAAACGGTGGTCATTTTATCTGATCTCCGCACTTGGGTTGATTGCACTTCTCCTGTTTCTATTTTTGGCTTCCGTAATTGCTCTTCGATGGGTCAATCCGTCTGCCACAAGCTTTACGCTGCAACAGGATTGGACGGAATTACAAACTGAGCGATACAGTTTAAAAGAGTTCTGGGTGCCGGCCGAAGAAATTCCTGAGCATATGAAATGGGCCGTGATTGCATCCGAAGATCAGTTGTTTTGGGACCACAGCGGATTTGATATGGAGTCTATTCGTGAGGCCTGGGAGGAGAGGCAAAGCGGAGAGCGAACGCGTGGGGCCAGCACCATAACCCAGCAGGTTGCCAAGAATCTCTACCTCTCACCGTCTCAGTCATTTTTAAGAAAAGGTATTGAGGCTGGCATAACCCTGTCAATTGAACTTTTTTGGAGCAAAGAGCGAATTATAGAAGTCTACCTGAACATTGCCGAATTTGGTCCCGGAATATTTGGTATCGGCAAAGCTGCCGATGAGTTCTGGGGAATAAACGGATCAGAAATTACTCCCGAAATGGCTTCTCGTCTTGCAGCTGTACTTCCGAGCCCGAAACGGATGAGGGTAGAACCTCCATCACCTTTTGCAGAAGAAAGAAGCGTATGGATTCTCCGACAAATGACGCAACTAAGCGGCATTGCATACTATCAAACGGACGATCCGGATGAGATTCCTGATGAATTTGATGATATCGATCCACTTCTGTTGGAAACTGAATTTGAAATGGATCAATACCTCACTTCAGAAGAGCGGGATACGACCTCATCGGATAGCAGTGATGATCAGGAGCTCAATGAGATGGATTTACCCGATTCACTGCTTCAGATATCCGAACCGGACACAACCGCAACTATTCCCGATTCGATCAAATCTTTTTAA
- a CDS encoding DUF4168 domain-containing protein, whose translation MKFFKSINIALIAILFGAGSLFAQVQQQTPPPQQQQEMPDLPSSDDVSDEEIEQVANAINELGPIQVEAQEKMAEAVEKEDITFERFQQMMMAMQNPQAADQVDVTDEEMEKLQTLQPALMEIQSEADEKMMEKIESNGISVERYQNIVMAAQQDQELRSRVEALLEDEEE comes from the coding sequence ATGAAGTTTTTTAAAAGCATAAATATCGCACTGATAGCTATCCTCTTTGGAGCAGGTTCACTGTTTGCCCAAGTGCAACAACAAACGCCACCGCCACAGCAACAACAAGAGATGCCGGACCTGCCTTCATCTGATGATGTAAGTGATGAAGAAATAGAGCAAGTTGCCAATGCGATCAACGAACTGGGCCCTATTCAGGTTGAAGCTCAGGAAAAAATGGCTGAAGCTGTTGAAAAAGAAGACATAACCTTTGAACGATTTCAGCAAATGATGATGGCCATGCAAAATCCACAAGCGGCTGATCAGGTAGATGTTACTGACGAAGAGATGGAAAAACTTCAAACCCTGCAACCGGCACTGATGGAAATTCAGTCTGAAGCAGACGAGAAGATGATGGAAAAAATCGAAAGTAACGGTATATCTGTCGAGCGATATCAAAATATCGTAATGGCTGCTCAGCAGGATCAGGAACTCAGAAGCAGAGTTGAAGCTCTTCTTGAAGACGAAGAAGAATAA
- a CDS encoding site-2 protease family protein, producing the protein MSFPQYNIPQEENSDIKPVKKNNPSAWTMTKHFLLFVATFICVTFVGIFWVGHTANVESYWEMWPQGAIFAALLLAFLGTHEFGHYFAAVYHNVKVTLPYFIPIPLGIGTMGAVIKIEEKIRDTKKLFDIGISGPVAGFVVSLVILIYGFSTLPDPSFVENFAGHEEVISHVQETGNFPDEAPEPQSEEAATILIGDTILFSFLASFFDNVPPMYEMYHYPFLFAGWLGLFFTALNLTPVGQLDGGHILYSLIGYKKHQRVARISFGFITALGGIEAIPFLFLSIEEWFPGYGYTSLIIWALALLFLVRKGFYGEHKWIAPVWALSLIVSIAYLYFWVGSFAQSGSLIWVVWSFFLVYFVKIEHPPVIYEQTLSPGRRRLGWISMVIFLLCISPTPIYFVN; encoded by the coding sequence TTGTCATTTCCCCAATACAACATTCCTCAGGAAGAGAATTCAGACATCAAACCGGTAAAGAAGAATAACCCTTCGGCATGGACAATGACCAAGCACTTCCTTCTTTTCGTGGCGACTTTCATATGCGTTACGTTTGTGGGTATTTTTTGGGTTGGTCATACGGCAAATGTTGAATCCTATTGGGAGATGTGGCCGCAGGGAGCCATTTTTGCAGCACTGCTTCTGGCTTTTTTAGGCACCCATGAGTTTGGGCACTACTTTGCTGCCGTATACCACAACGTAAAAGTAACCTTGCCATACTTTATACCTATTCCTCTCGGTATCGGTACGATGGGAGCTGTCATCAAAATTGAAGAGAAGATCCGCGATACCAAAAAACTCTTTGATATCGGGATTTCCGGGCCCGTTGCCGGTTTTGTGGTTTCATTGGTTATTTTGATCTACGGATTTTCCACGCTTCCTGATCCTTCCTTCGTTGAAAACTTTGCCGGACATGAAGAAGTCATTTCACATGTTCAGGAAACCGGAAATTTCCCGGATGAAGCGCCTGAGCCTCAATCGGAAGAAGCCGCCACAATTCTAATTGGTGATACTATTCTCTTCTCTTTTCTGGCATCATTCTTTGATAATGTTCCTCCCATGTACGAGATGTATCACTACCCATTCCTTTTTGCAGGATGGCTTGGTCTCTTTTTTACCGCTTTAAATCTGACTCCTGTAGGGCAGCTCGATGGAGGACATATACTCTACTCGTTAATCGGGTATAAAAAACATCAACGAGTTGCACGTATCAGTTTTGGTTTTATCACTGCATTGGGAGGAATCGAGGCAATCCCATTCCTCTTCTTATCCATCGAGGAGTGGTTTCCCGGCTATGGGTATACTTCGCTAATTATTTGGGCACTTGCTCTGCTATTTCTAGTGCGAAAAGGCTTCTACGGAGAACATAAGTGGATTGCCCCTGTTTGGGCATTATCGCTCATAGTTTCTATCGCTTATCTCTATTTTTGGGTAGGAAGTTTTGCTCAATCCGGGTCATTAATATGGGTGGTATGGAGTTTCTTTCTCGTTTATTTTGTTAAAATTGAACATCCGCCGGTAATCTATGAACAGACTCTTTCTCCGGGCAGAAGACGCCTTGGATGGATCAGCATGGTTATTTTCCTGCTTTGTATCAGCCCAACGCCAATTTATTTTGTCAACTAA